The Larimichthys crocea isolate SSNF chromosome X, L_crocea_2.0, whole genome shotgun sequence genome segment atttatcatcacagtaacagtgttacacacattagtagctgtaaacactcagcattagaaaaatacatacgttggtttggtgcttacataaggagtaaacatttataatcatcactttaaaagttacatacgttgtttttggtgcctgtttgtttcccagatatattagtgtgtgtgtgaatgggtgtataagagacattaacttaaagcactttgtagaaaggcgctttatgaagttcagtccatttccttgtattagtttacgggcagatctgccacatccaatatggcggcgtctatgtatatatgtctatctTGACTTGACCGACCTACATGAGCAGGCACTCCCGGCAGAAGTGTCCGGGTTGTCCACACCTCCAGCACTCCTGCCCTGCAGCCCAAGGAACCCTCTGTGAGTCGAGAGCAGCACCTGTAGTGGCTGGAACCTGGggatgaaagaaaggagaaggaggattagtgcgaggaagaggagagcgggtgtgcagctgatgcaccacgcgCCCTCCACATGTACTTACAACTTTTACCAAAATTTGATCAGGTTTGTGATACTGAgtttcaaacaaacagagccAACACACGTACCCTCTGTCCCAGGACGGTGTTGACGGCTGCAGTCCCTCTGGTGTTGAGCCCGGCCTCCACAGTTGGTCTCTGCTCCTTCATATAAATCATGAAGGCATTCGGGGGCTTCTTGATGTACTCAGCCGCATCATCCTCCTGCGTGCTCTCATGCTTTCTTTTTCTACGGATCAAAAACAGAGCCAGCCCGTGTTACAACTGTGTGAAACTGTGAGGAAACAAGTTTCtttaaaagaagaacattttaaataaagctgtCAGAGAAAACTTTCTTTGAGTTGGAGGTGGTTGGTTgaggagcagagacaggagGGGTAAGACTCTCTGTGTGAAAGCCATACACCGGCTGTCCAttcctgcacagaaacaaatacacacttttGACAGTAGAAAGAGTGTGTGACGACACAAGCTGTGTtcactcactgtgtttgtttgcatttatgtgtgtgttacttaccATATGCCAATACAGTGGAGGCCTTCAGGCAGCATCAGTGGAACATTGtactgaagacacaaacacacacagaacaggtGATCAGACAAGCTGTATAGTGAGTCATCTGTCCACCAGATGTCAGGATTTCCCCTCACTATAAACTAATAACTGTGACATctggaggaaaaacacatctggagaatctacaacacacacatatgtaacCAGAATATGTCTGcatgcttttgtttcttttttcttgtcttcttttggCATAAAGTCACAGTTGACAAATATCTGTATCAATATAGGTATTGATCTCCTCCTAATAATACCTATCAATAAACTATGCTTAGTCTCTTACCTGTTACTGGCCATGTGTGTCTGCCTGAGGAACTGGTCCCCCCTCACTGCTGGTTACAGGAAAcaattgatttcattttttttttctaacggGTGTGCTACCAAATATTAGGTTGAGGGTTCCAGTAATTTTGTCCAGTCATTTTtggagttttgtgtaaaatattccagatttgggttttttaaaatcttgttcCACTgcaaacaaagtaaataatCCAATAATCAAAGTAGTTGTGATTGcaacatcacattttattttcacgtttacttattttgttttatttattttctgggaAAAGTagtgcatgtgaatgtgtatgtgacAAAAGTGCAGGGGTGCCAATATTTTTgatcaaaaacacttttcaagTATGCAGATATACATGACATTTCATAGAAAGAACTACAATCTGTGATCCCAGTGGCAAAAGGACAAAGGGGATCAGAAAACATAAATTACcactaaaactaaacaaaacacacacattacacattcaCATTACATTTCATCAGTCTTCAAGGAGCAACATTTAATGTTATCTTAACCATCAGAAGGAATCACCTGGGGGTTAAGTAACTGTAAAGCAGTGACAGGATGTATTTAAATGGAGGCAATGAGCCATTCTACACCTACTATTCTTCAAAAGGCTCTTTGACTGAGCCTTTTTCTCAAACCTCTACTGCTCCTGTTCATTACAGAGAAGGTGTTCCTGAAATTTTCTGTAAAACACCCTTCATTACAGAGAAGGTGTTCCTGAAATTTTCTGTAAAACACCCaccaatacaaaataaagatctTGGCccttaaaggttttgtcattatATTCTTAcaagaggaacagttctacaaatcaaacatggctatatatAGTTATAAAGAAGAATAATCAATCATGTGATATCATTTTTCCATTACATTACAGATTTTATGGTTTAATAACTACCCCTCACTGGTATCGGAGTCCAAAAGGTCAAGATAATCATCAACTTGTTCCACCGAAAAACGTGTGGACAGTAAGTCCATAAACAGTGACTGATAAAGACTCATATACGGGAACGTACAAGGAAGTGGGGGTGaaatcatgtaatataaattttccattacGAAGGCCACCTGTTATTATGCAAATCTGCAGTCTGCAGCACAATAAATAGAGCTGGTTGTGAATACTCACAGCTCGCTCCAATGTTAGTCTGGATTTTCTGAGAAAAGGAGCAACTCTTCTACAATCCCCAAAGTAGTTTTTTGTACAAAATACTGACCAGAATGGCTAGATTCAAAACAGACTGCATAGAGAGACGCATGTGCACGTTTACATTTTGCTGTTCAACAGTATGACTGCCTGTGGGAGTAAtatgtaaattaattaattatgattaaCTAATTATGTAAATCAAGTAAagtaaattatataataaagtaagtaaataaatatactgtCCCAATTATATAGTTTCCTCTGGGATTATATATTCCCATAGTTGATGGAAACATGCACTGGTTTATATTTCCTACTGCagacatttatattcattatttagtatctaaaattacaaacaaatgcataaaGTGATGCAACTATTGGTTGCGTCAAGATGGTGTGACCATCACTTCACTGATGCTGTAAAAGTGTTTAGTGATAACACCCTTAACGTTTTACAatactgaaaaatgtgttttacgtGCGTTTGTAATACTGAAAACAGTTACTAATAAAtactaattaaataattaaaatattaagtTTCATGATTTTTTAATCAGAGCACATAATGTGCAGTTTTCTGCACACGGCACAAGGCCTATTCTTCATAGTGTGAACAACTTCAACATCTAAACACTGTCAAGTCTTTTCATTGAAAACAggtgtattttaaatattttacagttttttattgtaaatttcTTTTTgcaatattcttttttttcgtTTTCTCTCACTGGTGTGTTATTACTCCTATGCacttaattaaatcattaaagaAATTCCTATTTTTTGCAATGAACTAATTTCTCATTCTTTGCTAAAGTTGACCAGTTTACCGTCAAGCAGAAGTGGAGTGAGCTAAAGTCGTCAGCTGACAGATGGAAAACCTTTGAATGGCTAAATAAAGGCCAACATTATAACACATCTTTGTTCTCTGTTCTGTGAGTTTGCTACATTTCATCAGTCTTCAAGGAGCAACATTTAATGTTATCTCAACCATCAGAAGGAATCACCTGGGGGTTAAGTAACTGTAAAGAAGTGACAGGATGTATTGAAATGGAGGCAATGAGCCATTCTACACCTACTATTCTTCAAAAGGCTCTTTGACTGAGCCTTTTTCTCAAACCTCTACTGCTCCTGTTCATTACGGAGAAGGtgttcctgaaaaaaaaagagaatcaaCTTGTTTCCACTGTCAAGCGTGCATTACTTGGACTTATGGACTTATTGCCCATCAGAATGATTGATGAGAACTCAAGGAGGAAGTGTGTCTTATTTGGAGGAATCATGTAATATAAACCGTCCATTACAAAGGTCAATGAAGGAGTGTCTGTAccacaataaaaacagctgtttgtgaaTATCACAGCTCACTCTAGTCTGGATTTTCTGAGAAAAGGAACAGCTCTCTACAATCTCCAAAGTAGTTTTTTGTACAAAATACTGACCAGAATGGCTAGATTCAAAACAGATTGCATAGAGAGacgcatgtgcatgtttttgagATGATGGGACATTTTATTGGCTCTCACCCTGGTGGTTTTGATTGTCCCCCTTGTCTCTCGGCAAGTCTGGggagtggattttttttctccaggacAGAATGTCAAACAATATCGAAGAAGAGTTCACACCTTTCAATGGACAAGccaagagggagagaaatacATCCAAGAAACCTTTCCCGGaaatgatttgatgttttcatatttaagaGACTGAGCACAGATGGAAATTTCGCAACTTTCATAGCTGCAAGTGACAGAATATTTTGACTGTGGATTCACTTCAGGACATCCTAGACTTAGACTTTAAAGTTAGAAATATGCTAGTGCACTATGACAACCAGTCATTTAAATATCGGATGTTTGTGCTAAGGTGAGCGGATCCTGCACCAATAATGACATTTTAGAGATCATTGATTACAATGCCACCCATATAGACAAAGTCTATTTGACATTTCCGTGGTATATCTCTGGTTCACTCTGTTACCTTTATATTTAAGTCTGGGGAGTGTGACTTTTTACGGGGGGAGCCATTTGTTCAAAGTGCTAAAGCCATACAGCTCTATTACCATTTACTgaggacaacaaaacaaaaacagactgtgGCTGGAAAGCTTCATTAATTTAGTCTCAAAGGCATCATCAGCTTCTATTCAGGTAAGCGAACTC includes the following:
- the LOC109138546 gene encoding lymphoid enhancer-binding factor 1, translating into MLPEGLHCIGIWNGQPVYGFHTESLTPPVSAPQPTTSNSKKRKHESTQEDDAAEYIKKPPNAFMIYMKEQRPTVEAGLNTRGTAAVNTVLGQRVPATTGAALDSQRVPWAAGQECWRCGQPGHFCRECLLM